The following proteins are encoded in a genomic region of Terriglobia bacterium:
- a CDS encoding ABC transporter ATP-binding protein, with protein MIYRSGKVEVPALRDVDLTVKPGEFVAIMGPSGCGKSTLLHLLGGLMQPTSGQILIEGADIAQLRDPERTAVRRRKVGYIFQRFNLLPTLSAKGNIELAKKIHGNGHVHPYKTDEIIEMLGLREKINFRPAELSGGEQQRVAIARALVNHPAIILADEPTGSLDSRNAQQVLRVLQSLNEKLNQTIVMITHDSEAASVAGRIVEMRDGQIFNHHCHLAYEPELEGLL; from the coding sequence ATGATCTATCGGTCGGGCAAAGTCGAGGTACCCGCACTCCGCGATGTCGATCTCACGGTGAAACCCGGTGAGTTTGTCGCGATCATGGGACCGTCGGGCTGTGGGAAATCTACGCTCCTTCACCTGCTTGGCGGTCTGATGCAGCCCACCAGCGGACAGATCCTGATCGAGGGCGCCGACATCGCACAACTGAGAGACCCGGAACGCACCGCCGTGCGACGCCGCAAGGTGGGGTACATTTTCCAGCGTTTCAATCTTCTCCCCACACTGAGTGCCAAGGGAAACATCGAACTGGCGAAGAAGATTCACGGCAACGGGCACGTTCATCCCTATAAAACCGATGAGATCATCGAAATGCTCGGGTTGAGGGAGAAGATCAATTTCCGGCCCGCCGAGCTGTCCGGTGGAGAGCAGCAAAGGGTTGCGATCGCCCGCGCGCTGGTCAATCATCCCGCAATTATCCTGGCCGATGAGCCGACCGGAAGTCTCGACTCCCGCAACGCACAGCAGGTGCTGCGCGTTCTCCAGAGCCTGAACGAAAAGTTGAACCAGACCATCGTGATGATAACCCATGACTCCGAAGCGGCATCCGTGGCCGGACGCATCGTGGAGATGAGAGACGGGCAGATCTTCAATCATCATTGTCATCTCGCCTACGAACCCGAGTTGGAAGGGCTCCTCTAG
- a CDS encoding CDP-alcohol phosphatidyltransferase family protein produces MISNAIGRGGKFVLGLIVNVLSRFQVNPNILTFTGVVISFWAAWNFGYGEFVRGALIIILAGMFDMLDGEVARVTRSVTRFGAFYDSVIDRYSDIILLQGLMVWYARQQRLGYVVLVGVVFMGAIMTSYARARAESLIPSCKIGFMERPERIVLLIIGGLTNRMEAVLWVLAVLGNWTVIDRIYYTWKELPKPERKQASSVSH; encoded by the coding sequence ATGATCAGCAACGCCATCGGCCGTGGAGGGAAATTTGTCCTCGGTCTGATCGTAAATGTTCTGTCCCGTTTCCAGGTCAATCCCAATATCCTGACTTTCACGGGCGTGGTGATCAGTTTCTGGGCGGCCTGGAATTTCGGCTACGGCGAATTCGTGCGCGGCGCGCTCATTATAATCCTCGCCGGCATGTTCGACATGCTCGACGGCGAGGTCGCGCGGGTCACGCGCTCGGTGACCCGGTTTGGCGCCTTCTATGATTCGGTGATTGACCGCTACTCGGACATCATCCTGCTGCAAGGGCTGATGGTGTGGTATGCGCGCCAACAAAGACTTGGCTACGTGGTCCTCGTAGGCGTCGTCTTCATGGGAGCAATCATGACCAGCTACGCCCGGGCGCGAGCCGAGTCGCTCATTCCGAGCTGCAAGATTGGGTTCATGGAGCGGCCCGAGCGGATCGTGCTCCTGATCATCGGCGGTTTGACCAATCGCATGGAAGCGGTCCTGTGGGTCCTGGCGGTGCTCGGCAACTGGACCGTAATCGACCGGATCTACTACACCTGGAAGGAACTACCGAAGCCGGAACGAAAACAGGCCAGCTCCGTCTCCCACTAA
- a CDS encoding MlaD family protein, giving the protein MAQRQKTSVTEMKVGILVTIALFLLAAVILQQSWGINWFGRTAKAITYLPDVGGLKPGAPVWLAGIEIGKVTKVAIVPPEIFAGNRGTLRRIEEVQKQLEGLDRKNPNYDKISSDLQDNLRDLKLQLSFVEVQLQIRSQYINRISQDSEVSIESKGLIGDSFIEISPGTYGTPPVKRGEYFVIEGVRATGFREIMTGANDVIANFGVLSDQFKNIALKINPEKVGSGIASTVQDMQDTMKQAQTTFEHATRLVDALHTGDGTVAKLISDPAAYAHLVDSLDKFNKIADQIQNGSGTLSKLIQNPQLFDNANEALKKADVMMARIEQGEGTLGRLSRDPALYDRTNAALEKFANFVDQIEKGQGTLGKLYKDPSLYDNLNQTTAEITKLIYDLRQDPKKYLTIRFRLF; this is encoded by the coding sequence ATGGCACAAAGGCAAAAAACATCCGTCACGGAAATGAAGGTGGGGATCCTGGTCACGATAGCCCTGTTTCTGCTGGCTGCAGTGATCCTGCAGCAGAGCTGGGGCATCAATTGGTTCGGGCGCACGGCCAAGGCCATTACCTACCTGCCTGACGTCGGGGGCTTGAAGCCGGGCGCACCGGTGTGGCTGGCCGGAATCGAGATCGGCAAGGTGACCAAGGTCGCCATCGTGCCGCCGGAAATCTTTGCCGGCAACAGGGGTACCCTGCGGAGAATCGAAGAGGTTCAGAAGCAGCTGGAGGGGCTGGATCGCAAGAATCCCAACTATGACAAAATCAGCTCCGATCTGCAGGACAACCTGCGCGATTTGAAGCTTCAGCTCAGTTTTGTGGAGGTTCAATTGCAGATCCGTAGCCAATACATCAACCGGATCAGTCAGGATTCCGAGGTGAGCATCGAATCCAAGGGACTGATCGGCGATTCCTTCATCGAGATTTCGCCCGGCACCTATGGCACCCCTCCAGTGAAGCGCGGCGAGTACTTCGTGATCGAAGGTGTGCGTGCGACCGGATTCCGCGAAATCATGACTGGAGCCAACGACGTCATCGCCAACTTCGGCGTCCTGTCCGACCAGTTCAAGAATATCGCTCTCAAGATCAATCCTGAAAAGGTCGGCAGCGGCATCGCTTCCACCGTGCAGGACATGCAGGACACGATGAAGCAAGCCCAGACAACCTTTGAGCACGCGACCCGTCTGGTAGATGCCCTGCACACGGGTGACGGCACCGTGGCCAAGCTGATTTCGGATCCGGCCGCCTATGCGCACCTGGTCGATTCCCTGGACAAGTTCAACAAGATCGCAGACCAGATTCAAAACGGCTCCGGGACGCTTTCCAAACTGATCCAGAATCCGCAGCTTTTCGATAACGCAAACGAGGCCCTGAAGAAGGCTGATGTCATGATGGCGCGGATCGAGCAAGGCGAAGGGACTCTCGGCAGGCTGTCCAGGGACCCGGCTCTTTATGACAGGACCAATGCAGCACTCGAAAAGTTTGCGAACTTCGTCGACCAGATCGAGAAGGGTCAGGGCACCCTGGGCAAGCTCTACAAGGATCCCTCCCTGTACGACAACCTGAATCAGACGACAGCCGAGATCACCAAGCTTATCTATGATTTAAGGCAAGACCCGAAGAAGTATCTGACAATCCGCTTCCGTTTGTTTTGA
- a CDS encoding outer membrane lipoprotein carrier protein LolA — translation MTKPGRLIGGWSLLLLVAAGSAGNAAFPQARGAQAALDKVLERMGAVGKDFRSFQADFTQRQYIAVLKEFENPESGVFLYARAQDGSALLRQEFKVPGHKILTIKAGTALVYQPSLNQATRINLGKNKDKAEFLALGIGQSPARMRETFNIEFQGEEKVDEALCSVLLLKPKSSATAAFFSSITLWISNSSGLPLQQKLQEPNGNYLLNKFSSPKLNPKLTDADFEQKLPKGVEIQQIK, via the coding sequence ATGACGAAACCTGGACGGCTGATTGGCGGTTGGAGCTTGTTGCTGCTCGTGGCAGCGGGGAGTGCCGGTAACGCCGCTTTCCCTCAGGCCAGGGGCGCGCAGGCTGCGCTGGATAAAGTGCTGGAACGCATGGGAGCGGTCGGGAAGGACTTCCGCAGTTTCCAGGCGGACTTCACGCAGCGACAATATATCGCGGTACTGAAGGAGTTTGAGAATCCTGAAAGCGGGGTTTTCCTATATGCGCGTGCCCAGGACGGCTCGGCGCTGCTGCGCCAGGAATTCAAGGTTCCGGGCCACAAGATCCTCACCATCAAAGCGGGAACTGCACTTGTCTATCAACCGTCGCTTAACCAGGCAACCAGAATCAACCTGGGCAAGAATAAAGACAAAGCCGAGTTTCTTGCTCTGGGGATCGGACAATCGCCAGCCAGGATGCGCGAGACCTTCAACATCGAATTCCAGGGCGAGGAAAAGGTCGATGAGGCGCTTTGCTCGGTCCTGCTCCTCAAGCCCAAGAGCAGCGCCACCGCGGCGTTTTTCTCCTCAATAACGCTCTGGATCAGCAATTCCAGCGGCTTGCCTCTCCAGCAAAAGCTCCAGGAGCCGAACGGGAACTATCTGCTGAACAAATTCTCGTCTCCGAAACTCAACCCCAAACTGACCGATGCGGATTTCGAACAGAAGCTCCCCAAGGGCGTCGAAATCCAACAAATTAAATAG
- a CDS encoding ABC transporter permease, which translates to MESIVAANMCSRPTRTVISVLAVAIGVILMLIIGGIVSGTLDEYLSRIMGVGSDFMLQPSGASAFFALSPATLPVRLAPKIKEVAGIAMVTPILANFSSASFNLVFGIDLASYDEFPGRLQIIAGRSSLADDEVIVAENYAKQHNLQPGMSLSVLNHTYAVSGICRDDGVVRVFVPLKTLQQLNESPDKVTFFFIKAVPGADLAAVEAGLKSAFPGYEIRSTKDASMLLAGTKMPGLQALQVVVVLVSMLLGFMVILVVMYTTIFERTREIGILKSLGASRRFIVGMILKETAIISGLGVLFGSGASEIARKAITTAVPTLQVSMTLVQVLTACMLGLLGGTLGALYPAYKAAKMDPVRALTYE; encoded by the coding sequence ATGGAAAGCATAGTTGCAGCAAACATGTGCTCTCGACCGACGCGGACGGTTATCAGCGTTCTTGCCGTAGCGATCGGAGTCATTCTCATGCTCATCATCGGCGGCATCGTGTCCGGTACGCTCGACGAATACTTGAGCCGGATCATGGGAGTGGGCTCCGATTTCATGCTGCAACCGAGCGGCGCTTCCGCCTTCTTCGCTCTCAGTCCCGCAACCCTCCCCGTCAGGCTGGCGCCGAAGATCAAAGAGGTGGCCGGCATAGCGATGGTGACCCCGATTCTGGCGAACTTCAGCTCAGCGAGCTTCAATCTGGTTTTCGGCATCGACCTGGCCAGTTACGACGAATTCCCCGGACGATTGCAGATCATCGCCGGGCGCAGCTCGCTGGCTGACGACGAGGTCATTGTGGCGGAAAACTATGCCAAGCAGCACAATCTGCAGCCGGGAATGTCCTTATCCGTTTTGAATCATACTTATGCAGTCAGCGGAATCTGCCGCGACGATGGGGTTGTCCGTGTTTTTGTACCTCTGAAGACCCTTCAGCAATTGAATGAATCGCCCGATAAAGTCACATTTTTCTTTATCAAGGCGGTTCCGGGCGCCGACCTTGCCGCGGTGGAAGCCGGCTTGAAAAGCGCCTTTCCGGGATACGAAATCCGCAGTACCAAGGATGCGAGCATGCTGCTAGCCGGCACCAAGATGCCCGGCTTGCAGGCGCTTCAGGTTGTTGTTGTCCTAGTTTCCATGCTCCTGGGCTTTATGGTCATTCTCGTGGTGATGTACACGACCATCTTCGAACGGACACGCGAAATCGGGATTCTCAAATCACTGGGCGCATCGCGTCGATTTATCGTTGGCATGATCCTGAAGGAAACTGCTATAATCTCTGGTTTGGGCGTGCTGTTCGGAAGCGGCGCCAGTGAGATTGCACGCAAGGCGATCACTACCGCTGTCCCGACCTTGCAGGTATCGATGACCCTTGTCCAGGTGCTTACGGCCTGCATGTTGGGATTGTTGGGGGGAACTTTGGGAGCACTTTACCCTGCCTACAAGGCGGCCAAGATGGATCCTGTCAGGGCATTGACTTATGAATAG